In Paenibacillus sp. 1781tsa1, one DNA window encodes the following:
- a CDS encoding cytochrome P450, whose translation MKQAPRKYANYIPIRELETLEERLSPFKVYAELRDNTPVRYDEHRECWDVFGYEDVKYVLKNPKLFSSARDRANTSMLTTDPPKHKQLRDLVNQAFTPKAIEALAPRIQEITDELIAPHLSEGQMELIDDLATPLPVIVIAELIGVPAADRQKFKDWSDVLVKGARDDSEQAFQELLEEKKRNMQELHIYFTGIMEERRLQPKNDLISLLLAAEIDDQKLTADEVVGFCILLLAAGNETTTNLITNAVRILSEQPELQQELREHPDRITSAIEETLRYYPPIVAIGRVAKETVELNGQTIQAGEQVISWVGAANRDSAQFEIPEEFISDRKPNRHMGFGFGIHFCLGAPLARLEARVVLHTLLQHMEHIQLVPGTVLEPIQSAFVFGVKHYPIHFSLINK comes from the coding sequence ATGAAACAGGCACCGAGAAAGTATGCGAATTACATTCCGATTCGGGAACTGGAGACTTTGGAAGAGAGGTTATCTCCCTTCAAGGTGTATGCAGAACTTCGTGATAACACTCCAGTCCGATATGATGAGCATCGAGAATGTTGGGATGTTTTTGGTTATGAAGATGTGAAGTACGTATTGAAAAATCCGAAACTGTTCTCTTCTGCACGTGATCGTGCCAATACGAGCATGTTGACAACAGACCCTCCGAAACACAAACAGCTACGTGATCTGGTGAACCAGGCGTTTACGCCCAAGGCAATCGAAGCGCTGGCTCCACGTATTCAGGAAATTACAGATGAGTTAATTGCTCCACACCTGTCAGAAGGACAGATGGAACTTATTGATGACCTTGCAACCCCATTGCCCGTCATTGTAATTGCGGAATTGATCGGAGTCCCTGCGGCGGATCGACAAAAGTTCAAAGACTGGTCTGATGTGTTGGTGAAAGGCGCACGTGATGATAGCGAGCAGGCTTTTCAGGAGTTATTGGAAGAGAAAAAAAGAAATATGCAGGAGTTGCACATCTATTTCACTGGCATTATGGAAGAACGTCGGTTGCAGCCGAAGAATGATCTGATCTCGTTACTGCTTGCTGCGGAGATTGATGATCAGAAATTGACTGCAGATGAGGTGGTAGGCTTCTGTATTCTCTTGCTTGCAGCCGGTAATGAAACAACAACCAACCTGATTACCAATGCGGTTCGTATCCTATCTGAACAACCTGAGCTACAGCAGGAGTTGCGCGAACATCCTGATCGGATTACTTCTGCGATTGAAGAGACGCTGCGATATTATCCGCCGATTGTCGCAATTGGGCGGGTTGCCAAGGAAACTGTAGAGTTGAATGGTCAGACGATTCAAGCTGGAGAGCAGGTGATTTCCTGGGTTGGAGCAGCCAATCGGGACAGTGCCCAGTTCGAAATCCCGGAAGAATTCATCTCTGATCGCAAGCCGAACAGACATATGGGATTTGGTTTTGGCATTCATTTTTGTCTGGGTGCACCACTCGCTCGTTTGGAGGCAAGGGTCGTTCTTCATACATTGCTTCAGCACATGGAACATATTCAGCTTGTGCCGGGAACAGTCCTGGAACCGATACAAAGTGCCTTTGTGTTTGGTGTGAAACATTATCCGATACACTTCAGTCTAATAAATAAATAA
- a CDS encoding MFS transporter gives MKTWKVNLIVLWFGQFLVNSGMTMITPFLSLYLARDLGVVGEHEIGIWAGFIFAANFLTSFLFQPLWGKLSDKYGRKVMLLRSGFGMAIVIALMGLAQNPWQLLLLRLLNGTISGFNPAAVALISGTTPKDRMGFAMGISQSGQVAGTILGPLIGGLLADAVGFRPIFYITGGLIFVASMLAMFLVREKFDRQEAAKLPAQSVLSGLKELNKSPQLPALFAVTFLLQFAMISPMSLLPLYVQKLHASDVNVAFWAGLVGAVTGLSNMAMSPVLGKLSDRIGPHKVLTFSLIGTGLMLIPQAFVQTVWQLILVRFMMGVFMGGLLPSVNALIRSYTADSMISRAFSFNTSTLALGNMLGAIIGGFMAGFIGIEGLFIVSGGLLLLNMVWVRFKLYNKPASTRES, from the coding sequence TTGAAAACATGGAAAGTAAACCTCATTGTGCTTTGGTTCGGACAATTTTTGGTCAACTCGGGCATGACCATGATTACCCCATTTTTGTCTCTTTATCTCGCAAGGGATCTGGGCGTTGTTGGCGAACATGAAATTGGCATTTGGGCAGGATTTATTTTTGCAGCCAATTTCCTAACCTCATTTTTGTTCCAACCGCTCTGGGGCAAGTTATCAGACAAGTATGGCCGAAAAGTTATGCTGCTGCGTTCGGGATTCGGGATGGCCATTGTAATTGCCCTTATGGGTCTGGCTCAGAACCCCTGGCAGCTTCTCTTATTGCGTTTGCTTAACGGTACAATCTCCGGTTTTAATCCTGCAGCTGTTGCGCTGATATCGGGTACCACTCCGAAAGACCGCATGGGTTTTGCCATGGGAATCAGTCAGTCCGGGCAGGTTGCCGGCACAATCCTGGGTCCACTCATTGGCGGTTTGCTAGCTGATGCAGTAGGCTTCCGCCCCATTTTCTACATTACAGGCGGACTGATCTTTGTTGCTTCCATGCTCGCCATGTTCCTGGTGAGAGAGAAATTCGACCGTCAAGAAGCAGCCAAACTGCCGGCACAATCCGTATTGTCCGGTCTGAAGGAATTGAACAAGTCACCTCAACTTCCTGCACTGTTTGCTGTGACGTTTCTGTTGCAGTTTGCAATGATTAGTCCCATGTCACTCTTGCCGCTGTATGTACAAAAATTGCATGCTTCGGATGTAAATGTGGCCTTCTGGGCAGGACTTGTCGGTGCAGTTACGGGACTATCCAATATGGCCATGTCTCCTGTTCTCGGGAAGCTGAGTGACCGGATTGGTCCTCACAAGGTGCTGACGTTCTCCCTCATAGGAACAGGACTCATGCTTATTCCGCAGGCATTTGTTCAGACTGTGTGGCAGCTCATTCTTGTTCGATTCATGATGGGTGTGTTCATGGGTGGCCTGCTTCCGAGCGTCAATGCCTTGATCCGTTCCTATACAGCAGATAGCATGATTAGCCGTGCATTCAGTTTTAATACGAGCACCCTTGCGTTAGGCAACATGCTCGGAGCGATCATTGGAGGTTTTATGGCAGGATTCATCGGAATCGAAGGTCTGTTTATCGTCTCTGGCGGACTGCTGCTGCTTAATATGGTTTGGGTCAGATTCAAATTGTATAACAAACCTGCTTCTACTCGGGAATCCTGA
- the hemE gene encoding uroporphyrinogen decarboxylase: MSYNDRLIRASFKQQVDRVPVWYMRQAGRYDPEYRKIKEKYSLLEICKQPELAAEVTLMPVRKLGVDAAILYSDIMNPVASLGIDFDIVKNIGPVIDNPIRSAADVDRLRPIDVEGDLSHILETIRILDKELDVPLITFAGAPFTIASYLIEGRPSKGYIRTKTMMYSEPEVWHKLMQKLGDMVITYVRAHIANGGKAFQLFDSWVGALSPKDFRTYVLPTITRIFTELSDLNVPKIYFPGVASGELLPALHNLQANVIGLDWRVSISEGRQRLGGKFAVQGNLDPYLLTAPMELIKEQAKLIIDEGIKEPGYIFNLGHGLFPEASLEKLRELTAYIHEYSAEALKTGVTITND; encoded by the coding sequence ATGAGCTATAATGATCGACTGATTCGGGCGAGTTTCAAACAACAGGTAGACCGTGTCCCGGTATGGTACATGCGTCAAGCTGGACGTTACGATCCTGAATATCGCAAAATTAAAGAAAAGTACTCCTTGCTAGAAATCTGCAAACAACCCGAGCTGGCGGCTGAAGTTACACTCATGCCGGTACGCAAACTTGGTGTAGATGCGGCTATTTTGTATTCCGATATTATGAATCCGGTTGCCTCATTGGGTATTGATTTTGACATTGTAAAAAATATTGGACCGGTCATTGATAATCCGATTCGTTCAGCTGCAGATGTGGATCGGCTGCGCCCCATCGACGTAGAAGGAGATCTGTCACATATTCTGGAGACCATTCGAATTCTGGATAAGGAGCTTGACGTGCCTTTGATTACGTTTGCAGGCGCACCTTTCACGATTGCGAGTTATCTGATCGAAGGCCGACCTTCGAAAGGTTATATCCGCACCAAAACGATGATGTACAGCGAGCCTGAGGTGTGGCATAAGCTGATGCAGAAGCTTGGTGATATGGTTATTACATATGTCCGTGCGCATATTGCGAATGGCGGTAAGGCATTCCAGTTGTTTGACAGCTGGGTTGGAGCACTTTCTCCCAAAGACTTCAGAACATATGTGTTGCCTACGATTACCCGTATCTTTACCGAATTATCGGATTTGAATGTACCGAAGATTTATTTCCCTGGTGTCGCCTCGGGCGAATTGTTGCCAGCGCTGCATAATCTGCAAGCCAATGTGATTGGATTGGACTGGAGAGTATCGATTTCGGAAGGGCGTCAACGTCTTGGTGGCAAATTTGCCGTACAAGGAAATCTGGACCCTTATTTGCTGACTGCACCGATGGAACTGATCAAGGAACAAGCCAAATTGATTATTGACGAAGGAATCAAGGAGCCGGGGTATATTTTCAACCTGGGGCACGGACTATTCCCCGAAGCTTCCCTTGAGAAGCTCAGAGAATTAACGGCTTATATTCATGAGTATTCTGCTGAAGCATTAAAGACAGGGGTGACGATAACTAATGACTAA
- the hemH gene encoding ferrochelatase gives MTNTVGVLVMSYGTPENMESVEAYYTHIRRGRPPEPEQLKELTDRYEAIVGGVFPLRENTDNQVKALQETLNRDERGVDVEFRCYQGLKHAYPFIEDGVEQMAKDGIQTAIGIVLAPHFSTMSVGSYIKRAREKAEELGIHMSFIESYHLHPKLIQALSTRVSAKLDAFEEAGAKRGDVKVLFSAHSLPARIVEMGDPYPQQLLETSEVIASRVGITNWQFTWQSAGRTAEPWLGPDILDTLQELSREQVEDVLVAPIGFVSDHLEVLYDLDIEAKSIAKEIDMRLMRIDSLNSDPLYMETLSDVIISQWQQGSDE, from the coding sequence ATGACTAATACTGTAGGTGTACTGGTGATGTCATATGGTACACCGGAAAATATGGAAAGTGTTGAAGCATATTACACACATATCCGCAGAGGACGTCCGCCTGAACCGGAGCAGTTGAAGGAACTGACGGATCGATATGAAGCCATTGTTGGCGGTGTATTCCCGCTTCGTGAGAACACGGACAATCAGGTCAAGGCTCTTCAGGAGACTTTAAACCGCGATGAGCGTGGCGTTGATGTAGAATTCCGTTGTTATCAAGGACTGAAGCATGCCTATCCGTTTATTGAGGACGGCGTGGAACAGATGGCGAAGGATGGAATTCAGACAGCGATTGGTATTGTACTGGCTCCTCATTTCTCCACAATGAGTGTAGGCAGTTATATCAAACGTGCGCGTGAAAAAGCAGAAGAACTGGGCATTCACATGTCCTTTATTGAGAGTTATCATCTGCATCCAAAATTAATTCAGGCGTTGTCCACGCGTGTCAGTGCCAAGTTGGATGCGTTTGAGGAAGCTGGAGCAAAACGCGGAGATGTGAAGGTGTTGTTCAGTGCTCACAGCCTGCCGGCACGTATTGTGGAGATGGGTGATCCATACCCGCAACAACTGCTGGAGACTTCGGAAGTGATTGCCTCACGCGTAGGAATAACCAATTGGCAATTTACGTGGCAAAGTGCCGGACGAACAGCTGAGCCTTGGCTCGGACCGGATATTCTGGATACGTTACAGGAACTTTCGCGTGAACAGGTAGAGGATGTACTTGTTGCACCAATCGGGTTTGTCTCGGATCATCTCGAAGTACTCTATGATCTCGATATTGAGGCCAAATCGATTGCCAAAGAAATTGATATGCGCCTGATGCGTATTGATTCTCTCAATAGCGATCCTCTATACATGGAGACGTTAAGCGACGTTATTATAAGCCAATGGCAGCAAGGGTCGGATGAGTAA
- the hemY gene encoding protoporphyrinogen oxidase has translation MGDKKRRVVVVGGGLTGLSAAFYIRKHYREAGVEPVITLVEKSSSMGGMIETLHRDGFVIEKGPDSFLARKTAMIDLAKELEIDHELVSQNPESKKTYIMQRGKLHPMPAGLVLGIPTELRPFLRSGLVSPAGKLRALMDFVIPPRRTTEDESLGYMIERRLGAEVLENLTEPLLAGIYAGDMRRLSLQATFPQFGEVEREYGSLIRGMMTGRKPAETHTGTKRSAFLNFRQGLQSLVHALVHELQDVDQRLNTAVKSLQRLDGTQTRYHVELENGEMLEADDVVVTVPTYVASDLLKPHVDTAALDAINYVSVANVVLAFEKKEVEHVFDGSGFLVPRKEGRNITACTWTSTKWLHTSPDDKVLLRCYVGRSGDEQNVELPDEALTDLVLKDLRETMGIEAVPIFSEITRLRKSMPQYPVGHLQHIAALREELGSKLPGVYIAGAGYEGVGLPDCIRQAKEMSILATQELAAD, from the coding sequence ATGGGTGATAAGAAACGCCGTGTTGTTGTCGTCGGCGGTGGCCTCACCGGCCTCAGCGCGGCATTTTATATCCGCAAGCATTACCGGGAAGCGGGAGTTGAACCCGTGATTACTTTGGTCGAGAAAAGCTCGTCCATGGGAGGCATGATTGAAACACTGCACCGGGATGGATTTGTGATTGAAAAGGGGCCGGATTCTTTCCTGGCTCGCAAAACAGCCATGATTGACCTGGCTAAAGAATTGGAGATCGATCATGAACTGGTCAGTCAGAATCCGGAGTCGAAGAAAACGTATATCATGCAGCGTGGCAAGCTTCATCCTATGCCAGCAGGACTTGTTCTCGGTATTCCGACAGAACTAAGACCATTCTTGAGAAGTGGTCTGGTCTCTCCGGCAGGCAAACTGCGGGCGTTGATGGATTTTGTCATCCCGCCGCGTCGTACAACAGAGGATGAATCGCTTGGTTATATGATTGAACGCCGTCTTGGAGCGGAAGTGCTGGAGAACTTGACGGAACCACTGCTCGCGGGAATCTATGCAGGTGATATGCGGAGATTAAGCCTTCAGGCTACCTTCCCGCAGTTCGGCGAAGTAGAGCGCGAATACGGCAGCTTGATTCGGGGCATGATGACAGGTCGTAAACCGGCTGAGACGCATACCGGAACCAAACGGAGCGCTTTTCTGAACTTTCGTCAGGGACTGCAGAGCCTTGTTCATGCACTCGTCCATGAGTTGCAGGATGTGGATCAACGTCTGAACACCGCCGTGAAGTCACTGCAACGTCTTGATGGAACGCAGACCAGATATCATGTTGAGCTGGAAAATGGTGAAATGCTTGAAGCTGATGATGTAGTAGTTACTGTGCCGACATATGTCGCGTCAGATCTGTTGAAGCCTCATGTGGACACAGCGGCACTGGATGCGATTAACTATGTATCTGTGGCCAATGTAGTGCTCGCTTTTGAGAAAAAAGAGGTGGAGCATGTATTTGACGGGTCGGGTTTCCTTGTTCCACGGAAAGAGGGTCGGAATATTACGGCTTGCACGTGGACATCGACGAAATGGCTGCATACCAGCCCGGACGATAAAGTACTGCTCCGCTGTTATGTCGGTCGCTCCGGTGACGAACAGAACGTAGAGCTTCCAGACGAAGCGCTGACGGATCTGGTTCTCAAAGATCTGAGAGAGACGATGGGTATCGAAGCAGTGCCGATCTTCTCCGAGATTACAAGGCTTCGTAAATCCATGCCTCAGTATCCGGTGGGACACCTCCAACATATTGCCGCCCTTCGTGAGGAGCTTGGCAGCAAGTTACCGGGTGTGTACATTGCAGGTGCAGGTTATGAGGGTGTAGGCTTGCCTGATTGCATCAGACAAGCGAAGGAAATGTCTATCCTGGCAACACAAGAGCTTGCAGCAGATTAA
- a CDS encoding CapA family protein has protein sequence MYPPRSDRSAERKKRKRTRDRIIWTVNLVLIMAIGLVGIFYVINTRQQQADPPVKQEMVDQDQPSIGDDAKGGDQVSSPDSEETDQTPEEEPEATNEETTADAGEPSGVAKPDTSGNTNNGKAESGTKKPATDSTPSGTKGNAGVDTESGTSKPSNSAKDVTINFVGDIQFSGKVAELLDKNGYDYPFAKLGRLFKDDDLTIGNLETPITQGGTGAADKTYVYKSSPKALAAMASAGFDAVNLANNHILDQGVEGLVDTLTYLKEYGIAHTGAGMNRDEAYAPAYLERKGMKIALLGFSRVVPETSWKAEGNRAGVAEAYDSTGAVKAIQEARKKADLVIVVAHWGEERVSTPNSDQTRLAHEFVDAGADLVIGGHPHVLQGLEYYKGKWIAYSTGNFIFSRSTTEETWKTAVFQARCSPDAACSMRVIPYEAGLGQAIPMIDEANKLLLQQMAKLSPGIRYDGNGVASPN, from the coding sequence ATGTATCCCCCAAGATCAGATCGAAGTGCAGAGAGAAAAAAAAGAAAGCGCACCCGCGATAGAATCATCTGGACAGTTAATCTTGTATTGATCATGGCAATTGGTCTGGTAGGCATTTTTTATGTCATTAATACACGTCAGCAACAGGCAGACCCGCCGGTGAAGCAAGAAATGGTTGATCAGGATCAGCCTTCCATTGGAGACGATGCCAAAGGCGGGGATCAGGTAAGTTCTCCAGACTCGGAGGAGACTGATCAGACTCCGGAAGAAGAACCCGAAGCAACGAATGAAGAAACAACAGCAGATGCAGGTGAGCCATCTGGCGTAGCGAAACCTGATACTTCAGGCAATACCAATAATGGGAAAGCCGAATCCGGAACGAAAAAACCTGCTACAGATTCGACTCCGTCCGGCACCAAGGGAAATGCAGGTGTGGATACCGAATCAGGGACGTCGAAACCTTCCAATTCAGCGAAGGATGTCACCATTAATTTTGTGGGCGATATTCAATTTTCGGGCAAAGTTGCTGAACTGCTGGATAAGAACGGTTATGATTATCCCTTTGCCAAACTCGGCAGATTATTCAAGGATGATGATCTTACCATCGGCAACTTGGAGACTCCGATAACCCAAGGTGGTACTGGTGCAGCTGACAAAACATATGTATACAAATCTTCGCCCAAAGCATTGGCGGCAATGGCCTCTGCGGGTTTTGATGCTGTCAATTTGGCTAACAATCATATTCTGGATCAGGGTGTAGAGGGTTTGGTAGATACGTTAACCTATCTCAAGGAATATGGCATAGCTCACACCGGGGCTGGTATGAACAGGGATGAAGCCTATGCACCAGCGTATCTGGAACGCAAAGGCATGAAGATTGCATTGCTTGGGTTCTCCCGAGTTGTACCAGAAACGAGTTGGAAGGCTGAGGGCAATCGGGCTGGCGTTGCTGAAGCCTATGATTCCACAGGAGCAGTCAAAGCGATCCAGGAGGCTCGTAAGAAGGCTGATCTGGTGATCGTGGTTGCACACTGGGGAGAGGAACGTGTAAGTACTCCGAACAGTGATCAGACCCGATTGGCTCATGAATTTGTAGATGCCGGCGCGGATCTGGTCATAGGTGGTCATCCTCATGTGTTGCAAGGGTTGGAGTACTATAAGGGGAAATGGATTGCATACAGTACGGGGAATTTCATTTTCTCCAGATCAACAACCGAAGAGACATGGAAAACAGCGGTATTTCAGGCACGCTGTAGTCCTGATGCAGCTTGCAGCATGAGAGTCATCCCTTATGAGGCCGGGCTCGGTCAGGCCATTCCGATGATCGATGAGGCAAACAAACTGCTGTTACAACAGATGGCAAAGCTCTCCCCAGGCATTCGATATGATGGAAATGGAGTCGCTTCGCCTAATTAA
- a CDS encoding glycerophosphodiester phosphodiesterase family protein: MNNLCVAHRGFSSIAPENTMAAFLMAMERPEVQWMELDVQLSRDGVPVIIHDFTVDRTTNGKGLVRETDWADLQRLDAGAWKNKSYKGERIPALSELLDRSCGRVRLNIELKTQGDMYPGLPAAVIHEVRKRHMQNDVVITSFEPAALIEVKKLAPEIQTGLIIDARPGDLLTALQQMNCTFLSIGYTNVDKSLMNEMRSAGIRVMAWTVDDKTIMKKLAAVDPELMLCTNRPDVWELAFQETSSRFFRP; encoded by the coding sequence ATGAACAACCTATGTGTAGCGCACCGTGGATTTTCTTCTATTGCACCAGAGAATACGATGGCTGCGTTTCTAATGGCCATGGAACGGCCTGAAGTTCAGTGGATGGAGCTGGATGTGCAGTTGTCGCGTGATGGTGTGCCAGTGATCATTCATGATTTTACAGTGGATCGTACGACGAATGGCAAGGGCCTGGTTCGGGAAACCGATTGGGCTGATCTGCAACGTCTGGATGCGGGAGCATGGAAAAACAAGTCTTACAAGGGCGAACGGATTCCAGCGCTAAGTGAATTGTTAGATCGCTCGTGCGGCAGAGTACGTCTGAACATTGAACTGAAAACGCAGGGAGACATGTACCCGGGTCTGCCTGCGGCTGTTATACATGAAGTGAGAAAAAGACATATGCAAAATGATGTTGTGATCACCTCATTTGAACCAGCCGCTCTGATCGAAGTGAAGAAACTTGCACCGGAGATCCAGACGGGGCTGATTATCGATGCACGACCAGGTGATTTGTTAACCGCCCTGCAGCAGATGAATTGTACATTCCTCTCGATTGGATACACCAATGTAGACAAATCCTTAATGAACGAGATGCGGAGTGCAGGCATTCGGGTGATGGCTTGGACAGTCGATGACAAGACCATTATGAAGAAACTGGCCGCAGTTGATCCAGAGCTCATGTTATGTACGAACCGTCCTGATGTATGGGAGCTGGCATTTCAGGAGACGAGCAGCCGATTCTTCAGACCGTAA
- a CDS encoding fumarylacetoacetate hydrolase family protein: protein MLTNIRNVYCVGRNYKLHAEELGNAVPDEPMIFMKPSHAVVPLIGETLELPATKGEVHYEAELVVQIGRSYEPGMAVDELVDAYAFGIDFTLRDVQSVIKKKGHPWTAAKGFKNSAPVTAFQAFPGAAALLEKDFTLTKNGEEVQRGNIRNMIFSLQDIVDYVGHHYGLGPGDVIFTGTPEGVGPTQAGDVLELTWDGESLGTCTIGAAQ, encoded by the coding sequence ATGTTGACTAACATTCGCAATGTATACTGTGTAGGACGCAATTATAAACTTCACGCGGAAGAATTGGGCAACGCGGTTCCGGATGAACCAATGATCTTTATGAAACCTTCTCATGCAGTCGTGCCCCTGATTGGTGAAACGCTTGAATTGCCTGCTACCAAGGGTGAAGTTCACTATGAAGCTGAATTGGTTGTTCAGATCGGCCGGAGTTATGAGCCGGGTATGGCGGTAGATGAGCTGGTGGATGCGTATGCGTTTGGTATTGATTTTACGTTACGTGACGTACAGTCCGTGATTAAGAAAAAGGGCCACCCTTGGACAGCGGCGAAAGGATTCAAAAATTCGGCTCCGGTTACTGCATTTCAGGCGTTCCCGGGGGCGGCAGCACTGCTGGAGAAAGACTTTACGTTGACTAAAAACGGTGAGGAAGTCCAGCGTGGTAATATTCGTAACATGATCTTCAGTTTACAGGATATTGTCGATTATGTAGGTCACCATTACGGCCTGGGGCCGGGAGATGTCATTTTTACAGGAACACCGGAAGGTGTTGGACCAACTCAAGCAGGAGATGTGCTCGAACTGACATGGGACGGCGAATCCTTGGGTACATGCACGATTGGGGCAGCGCAGTAA
- a CDS encoding MarR family winged helix-turn-helix transcriptional regulator: protein MSDRDWEALERTDWLFRKMVRRFVKERDRISVEGISLPGMLILHKIIREGEQRLGDLAEQLDFTSGAITALTDKLEKKGLTIRRRKEDDRRTVLLDITSSGREMYARNSNIGARCITLLFEGFTSEELEQQSQFYERVVANLEGFSDTVLELAESNGIQEHDRSSTSDLEQKQRENTGKRNYLSY from the coding sequence TTGAGTGATAGAGACTGGGAAGCGTTGGAGCGGACGGATTGGTTATTTCGCAAAATGGTCAGACGATTCGTCAAAGAGCGGGATCGTATCTCTGTAGAAGGCATCAGCCTGCCAGGCATGCTTATCCTGCACAAGATCATTCGTGAGGGAGAACAGCGGCTTGGAGATTTGGCGGAACAACTGGACTTTACATCAGGTGCCATTACAGCTCTGACCGATAAGTTGGAGAAAAAGGGACTCACCATCCGCAGGCGAAAGGAAGACGACCGCCGGACGGTTTTACTGGACATCACATCCAGCGGGCGGGAGATGTATGCGAGAAACAGCAACATCGGTGCCCGATGTATCACGCTTCTGTTTGAGGGGTTTACGAGTGAGGAACTGGAGCAGCAAAGTCAATTCTACGAGCGGGTAGTAGCGAATCTGGAGGGATTCTCGGACACGGTGCTGGAATTGGCGGAGAGCAACGGGATACAAGAACATGATCGGTCCTCCACAAGTGACCTTGAGCAGAAGCAACGGGAAAATACCGGGAAGAGGAACTATCTCAGTTATTGA
- a CDS encoding aryl-sulfate sulfotransferase: protein MGHSTIYPTGATLYNPDKAWGGYTVYQAGEEGVVLIDMNGKEVHLWKGLLGFPAKILPGGYVLGSTGRRDPKFGIQDNVDLVQVDWDGNIVWKYNSYEHIEDPGYEPLWYARQHHDYQREGNPVGYYAPGLAPKTKSGKTLILAHKNVSNPQISDKPLLDDAIIEVDWEGKVLWEWLPNEHFEELGFDEAARNVLFRDPNTRSFGHLGGGVGDWLHINSASYVGPNCFYEDGDERFHPDNIIWDAREANIIAITDRQSGKIVWRLGPDYTSPEVKHIGTIIGQHHAHIIPQGLPGEGNLLVFDNGGWAGYGLPNPASPFGLKHAIRDHSRVLEINPVTLEIVWQYTSAEAGFSVPTDSYKFYSPYISSAQRLPNGNTLITEGSNGRLFEVTAEHELVWEYVSPYTDGRNTNMVYRSYRVPYQWVPQLEKPQEIAIEAIDVSNYRVPGAAPKGSASIVSVETTLPFVEGAACVATSDEGKSGG, encoded by the coding sequence ATGGGACACTCAACAATATATCCAACTGGAGCGACGCTATACAATCCGGACAAAGCTTGGGGCGGTTATACCGTTTATCAGGCAGGTGAGGAAGGCGTAGTGTTGATCGATATGAATGGCAAGGAGGTTCACCTGTGGAAAGGATTGTTAGGTTTTCCGGCTAAAATATTACCTGGCGGCTACGTGCTGGGCAGCACAGGCCGGAGAGATCCGAAGTTCGGTATTCAGGATAATGTCGATCTGGTTCAGGTGGATTGGGACGGCAACATTGTATGGAAATACAATAGCTACGAACATATTGAAGATCCGGGGTATGAGCCACTATGGTATGCCCGCCAGCATCATGATTATCAGCGTGAGGGTAATCCGGTAGGGTACTACGCACCTGGGCTTGCACCGAAGACGAAGAGTGGCAAAACCCTTATTCTGGCTCACAAAAATGTGAGTAACCCGCAAATTTCAGATAAGCCCTTGCTTGATGACGCCATTATTGAAGTGGATTGGGAGGGGAAGGTACTTTGGGAATGGCTGCCTAACGAGCACTTTGAAGAATTAGGTTTTGATGAAGCGGCTCGAAATGTTCTGTTTCGTGATCCGAATACACGTTCTTTCGGTCATTTGGGTGGTGGTGTCGGTGACTGGTTACATATTAATTCTGCTTCTTATGTTGGACCCAACTGCTTCTATGAAGACGGAGACGAACGGTTTCACCCCGACAATATTATCTGGGATGCAAGAGAAGCCAATATAATCGCAATTACAGACAGACAGAGCGGAAAGATCGTGTGGAGATTAGGGCCAGACTATACTTCACCTGAAGTGAAACACATCGGCACAATTATCGGGCAGCATCATGCACATATCATTCCTCAGGGCCTTCCTGGAGAAGGGAACTTGCTTGTATTCGACAATGGCGGCTGGGCAGGTTATGGCCTCCCAAATCCGGCTTCTCCATTTGGATTAAAACATGCGATCCGGGATCACTCCCGTGTACTGGAGATTAACCCGGTCACCCTGGAGATTGTCTGGCAGTATACCTCGGCAGAAGCAGGTTTCTCGGTTCCGACGGATTCTTATAAATTTTATAGCCCATACATCAGTTCCGCCCAGCGTTTACCTAACGGCAACACCCTGATAACCGAAGGTTCCAATGGCAGATTGTTCGAAGTGACAGCGGAGCATGAGCTGGTCTGGGAGTATGTCTCCCCGTACACAGATGGGCGGAATACCAATATGGTCTATCGTTCGTATCGAGTTCCTTATCAGTGGGTTCCACAGTTAGAGAAACCGCAGGAGATTGCGATCGAAGCCATTGATGTCTCCAACTACAGGGTGCCGGGAGCAGCACCCAAAGGTTCTGCATCCATCGTGAGTGTGGAAACAACTCTTCCATTTGTGGAGGGTGCAGCCTGTGTGGCAACGTCGGATGAAGGTAAGTCCGGCGGTTAG